In the Rhododendron vialii isolate Sample 1 chromosome 2a, ASM3025357v1 genome, tatatatgtgtgtggtgTGTGGCAGGGGATTTATTTTTCCCTCTGCATCTCTCggtctctcactttctctcccggctctcttcatctctctcactctctcaaccaaaaactctcctccaaactcaaaacccacaacaatcaacCTCCATTCCATCTTCTACTTGCGTATTCTGGCTCGTATcgcgttggatagagctcggttcggtatatttagctcggttgggattccggaagctacggcttgctcaatctctttggtttcggcttggatactcgaggtagtgaattctacctctctttatatgttatttgagtgttcttgtatcatttttgagcttgtattgtttgatattgagattggatcgaaattTGAAAATCCTGTCAAAAATCGTCTGGAAAACactctccctaccggtaggaacttcttgCCTACCAGTACGACAAGTAAGAAATTTTCTCCTCAaccagctcaaaagctgctcaacatATTCAACTTCTACTGGTAGGACTCGTTCACATATcggtgtcctaccggtaggtcaagctgtTCAACGTATtcaacttctaccggtaggacttgtttacctaccggtaggtcaagtgcaaGATTGTTCCGTTCaaatgttagcctttctgtaAAAACCGGTAGGAGCTTAACCTAGTAAAAACCTATAGAAGCTttaacctaccggtaggtcaagttctaccggtaggacttattcacctaccggtaggttagCCTTTCTGTAAAAACCGGTAGGAGCTTTAACCTGCCGGTAGGACTCATTGACCTACTGGTAGGagattgagctgctgcagtGCATTCCAGCTGCTTTCTTATACCTTTCAAGTTACATTTTGAAGCCTCTCATCAACTCTAACGGGTTTGTTGGCacattctttcaagtgtttaGAGAGTATTACTTGTCTCACACTTAGAGTGGTGTCCGATGGACTTAAATGAGCTTGTCGAGTTAATTGTTAGGAAAACTTGAACCAACGGAACGACGTGAACGCACTACGGATACAATGTGATACCTTACCGCCTAAAATGAATCGAAGATCACAATGAGCAGTTGATGCGTGGGGTgcgggtttaacttgaagtgaGAGGTTAGTAGATTGCctaaaggggaattaatgacggtttaaGAACAGGTGAAGAATATAATAATATAAAGGGTAGCTATTCGATGTAACGTGAAACAGGTATTGTAAATGTTGATATCTTTTGAACTTGAAGCTGGGAACCAAATAtgagaatcggatgtacggggtctcaagaacccggaatgagaatggAATGTACGGGGTCTCAAGGACCCGgaaatgagaattggatgtacagggtcatgatcacccgaaatgtaaattgggtatacggggtcctaatgcccggaatgtctttaGATTGACCTCGTGATGTAACGATGTGAAAAGTTTCTTGTGTGCCCATCTAGGACCCATTGGGAACATATGAGATACTAAGTGGTTGGAATGTAACCTTATATGGTGCAtgtgtgaagatcgaaagatgagtaaaaaggAATTCAAAGGACATCGATAGGTTGATtgacaagagtgaagtgttTGTTTAAGTTCTTAATTTCTAATATCGTGTTTGTGTCTTATCCATGCTCCTTTGTTATCTGAAAGTCTAAGATTCATCggcatctttcatctcatttgcatatagagtttgcgtagatttttttactgggctagtgtagctcagaccttatatcattttcaggtgctaacctgGATTAGTAGCTTGCACGACTAGattgcttggagtgtggacataccctttttgaaagctaaaCGAAGGAGTTACCTATTCacctttgtaaatttattttgaaagatgtattggTAACTTaagttgtaattcttttgattaaggaatattagtaaactcttaactctcttGACACTTGATACTTAAGTTAATTTGAGCcgttgagccaatgatgtaatattttgggaactatTGGACTTGAAATGCAATTACGGAAATGAGAATACTGGACTCTTTTGGGTTTCATACGAAATAATTGCGAGgtcttatttatgaaaatcctttataattatgtttaaaattgaggacgtgacaactttttatttttaatttttgttggatttctaGTGACATCAGAATAGTTAGTGTTAATGTCATTCGGGGCTTTGGTTTAATAGGTTAGATTGTTGGGTAAGTGGTGTTACATGttgtgcaaaaaaaagaaaaaattgtgtgAAATCAGATTAGTTAAGTTCGGGTATTAGGGAGTTTTGGGGCTTTTTTGTGAATTCAAATAGTGAATGTAACCATCCACTTACTGAAAATATTTGCTGTTCATATGAAAGTCTTTACCATTCACATactgtaaataatttttcttgtgttttttgttcctgtaaatttttttgaattctaTGTTCAATTTGAATATGGTTATAACGATAAAGAGGATGATTGGAATTTGGATAGGGAAAGGGAGGTAGAGTCAGATGATGGGGGTGGACTTATAAATGAGATTAGTGGGGTAGATAATGAGGGACTTAGTGACTACCAATTAGGTGATTATGAGGGCAACATGTCTAGTGGGAGTGATGAGGTTTTAGAGCATGGGGCTGGGTTTGATATAAGTTATAATGGGAAGGAACCTTATGGGGCTGGGTTTGCATGCACTTATGTTAGTACCAATCAAACAGAAAGCAAGACTTAAAAAAGTCAGAGCAGTTCACCTCACTTCTAAATATGAATATGGTCAAGTTCAACTACCTACATAGTCCTAGGCCTTGTCTCATGGACTTATTTAtatattggcaaaaaattaGGGAAATCAAAGGGGTATACATCACAGACACAGCCTTCACAGTGTGTCACTCAAAGCTTATTAGAGTGGTCTCTTTTCTAAGTGAGTAGTATTTTTATTGGTTTCCGTATCCGTGTCGGATACTAGGAGGACACGGCGGGATACGTATGGGATATGCCAAGTTGTGTGTcttgattaattttattaaGTTTTAAGCAAAGGACACATTTTGGGGGTTAATCATAGTATATATGAAACCAAAAAGATAAGGATTATAATATACGTCACTTGTGACATTTGTCTTTGTTGTGGATCCTATATTCCATACAGCATAAATGTTAAATTTCATTAGTTTTTCTTGTTTGCGAGTGCAATACTCATGAATAACAACTAAAAATATTACAGtacatatattttctttttgctgtGTCCCCCGTCATGTTTGTGTTTCCATTTTTGTAGAATTGCTGTGTCCCGATTCCCGTGTCCATAACAGTGTCCATGTCCATATCTGTGTCCGTTTCTGTGCTTCTTACCTATTACATACATTTACCTGCAATGTATCTTGTAACAGTCCAGTAGCTATTTGCTTTGCAGATGATCATGAAGTTTGGGCATTTTTATGTGAGCTGATTGAACATATGAAGACCAACTTTTGTATATTGTAGCGTAGGGCTAATGTGGTATTATACTTGGATACCATAAAATGTAAAAAGCAGATTACCAACAGTTTTTTTTGGCCTTGTCTTGGATACCACTTTTTTGTATAACAGTATAGGCCAAGATGGATTCAGTACTTTTGTGACCTAGTATTGGATACAACTTTTTGTATAGCCCTGTTATGTAATTTGGTTGACAGTAAACTTGGAACTTATGCTTTGACTGTTATTTGGATGAATGAAATTTGCATATGATGGAAAAGAAGTCTGCATTTCATTAACTTTGAGTTGTATTACATGCTTGGACACTTGCACATGGCCATGGACAGTTGGATTACATGTTTGGACACTTGCACACAGTAAAGAAGTCTATGGGATTGAGCAacgcatgttttttttttttttttttggggggggggggggggtagcAAATGTGAAATATGATGGAAAATGGGTTCCTATCTTTAATTTCTCATGGTGTATGCTCTGTTTTGCTTTCCTTTCTGTTTCCTGGGTGTTAAATTTGTGAAATGGAGTTGGTGTGGGTCATATTTATAGCAAAGGAGAGAGTATGGGTGAGGGTAATAAAGGTATAATAAAAGTTTGTGTGGGGGTGACATCAtcttttccatccaatttcCAATTGAAGTTTAACGAAAGGGGGTCCTTCGGTATTGTCAGCCAAAAGAGGGGAGGGCAGTGATATTCAGGTATCTGTtggtgtcagaaacctcaggggaggtcagtaaAATTCCAGTTAGGGCTGTAAACGGATCGAGCAACTCACGAGTTCGACTTGGCTCGTTTGGTAAATACGCTATGCTCGAACTCGAGTGTTCAAATCGTTTAATAAACGATAAAAggtcggctcgattaaagatgctcgtttagtaaatgactaagttcAGTTTGTTAAGACTTaaactcaaatttttggctcattaCAAATACATTACTTGGCCAACTTTCCCAATGGAAAAGCTCGTCgtacgttatatatatatatatatatatagacacacacactaTAAATACATTACTTGGCCAACTTTCCCATTGGAAAAGCTCGTCGTACGTGTAGTatcttattcaagcttttgacCTTACAATCTTATTCAAGTTTTTTACCTTACACAGTTAAAATCCAAGCTCCGTTCCTCCTGCTGCCTGCACTAACCTTCAGAGCCTCACCTCTCTATCGAAGATCCAGCTAAACGGCACGGCGCGTTTTTCCTCAGCCCTACTCCGAGACTTCCTTTCCTCCAGTAGTCTAATCCTCGGAGCCAACCCACAAACATAATCCTGAGCTCTCCGCCCCTCTCCCGAAAGTCCAGTGAGCGTCTCCACTCTCCACTTTCCGACCAAGAACTCCAGTATATCCGCGTAGTCCTTGGCAGTGTAAACCCCCAGCCGCTGGGCCACGGACGAGAAATGCTCGAAGAGGTTCTCGTCGCGCCCGTCGTACATCAGGTGGGCCGGCATGgtgatcttcttcttcatcatgtCGGCGAGGGCGAGGACGGCTCCCTCGGGATCGATCTCGAACAGCTTCTCCACGATGTTGGTGTAGGCGGTCTCGTGGCGCTTCTCGTCGGCTGCGATGGTGCCGCATATCTGAGCCAGCTTGATGTCGCCGTACTCCTTGGCGTGCCTCGCCGTGTTGCCGTGGGAGATGAAAGTGGCTCGTTCTTGGAATGATGTGTAAATGAATCCCATATACGGGTTGTTCTCCGCCCGGAGGTCCTGAAATATAGGTTGTGTgtttttaactaaaaaaaaaatttatgttgttTCTAATCGGAATTAGAAGAAGACCCCGTCTCGCTTAACTTTTAGTAGcactttttgttcttatttgaatttttttttttgcattttttaattttgattcaaacttttgtgaattattaattcgtctcgatgagatgaaTTGAAAAACCAGAAAGTGAgtcacaaaactaacaaatgtgaaaaaattcaCATTACTAGACCATTCATTATCTTTCATGATGTTCAATTTCATGGACCAAGAGTCATGAATCCTAACATTTTTGTATAGTGTTCCGTAAACAATttgaaaatcatgaaaaattaATCATCATAGTTGAAAAGTATGAACAATCTTCACTTTGAACACACTAAATTACGGAGCCGAGAATAGATGTTTACGGTGGAGCCGAGAATAGATGTTTATGGAGCCAATTGCGACCacccaaaagtgttttggacgatctgGACGTGAATGAAACTTTTCCGcctggaaaagtttcattaaaatccggacaGTTTATAACGCTTTTGGACGGTCGCAATTGGTTGCTGTTGTAAAAAACTCGTTCACGGctgagccgtgaataagtttctctcatagTTGAGACCTGCTATATGATGTGAACTAATGAAAATGAGAGCTAGTCATGGATCTTACCATTCCTGACCCAATCAAGTAATGAATCGTCTTCTCAATTTGCCTCATGTCCACACGCCCACACAGGTACAGATACTTATTGAGAAGGTCTCCATGCCTGTTCTCCTCGGCAGACCAGCCCCTGTTCCACACAGCCCAAGAAGTCGGGCTCGCCCCGGTTTCGTCCCTGACGCCATCCAGCGAATTCACAAACGACTGGTAAGTCGGGAGCGCTTCTTCCGTGACCATATCTCCGACCAGAACGACAAAGTAGTCGTCCGGGATCTCCTTTGCTCTCTCCCTTATTTCCCCGACCTGATCGTGGAACTCGTCGGGGTTCACAGGAGCCGGAAGAAAGTCCTGGGGTTGCCAGCTCTTCTCCACCGGTTTCAGGTGGACCAAGACGTTCTCCTCGGCCCAATGCTCCAGGTTTTTGAAGATCTCGAGCTTCTGGGGTGGCATGGAATGCGTTACTTGAACACGATGAGCCTCGCGAGGAGGGATGAGAGGCTTGTTGATATTGTCATGCTCCCTTAATAAGACATGAGAACACCAATTAGCACTTTCATTAATCGTGGAAgcttattttcaaaatcaaccgCAACCAGATGTTGCCGTTACCCAACAATTTTTTTAGCCGTTAACGTACCAAGCAACTTTTTTAGCAGTTTTCAATCTATTTTTTTGAGCAATCTCCACAGGACGTGAAAGCACGAGCAATTGAAGGCAAACGACTCTAGTTGCTTAATTTAAACTTTCATTTGTGATTCGCAGAAATCTGTAAGGCATCGATCATGACTTTCATTCTACAAAGTTTGTAAATTGAGTAGTAGTTAGAAGAGGGAGACATTTCTGATTGGAAGGAAAATGCTTCTATCTATTTGGAGTTTTAGGTAGCTTCCTTTGTTTGGTCAAAGGTTTGTTGTGCGTTTTCATTAGGTTTGGTATGTCGGTTGTCGGAGTTTTAGCTTCCTTTGTTTGGTGTCCTAGGCTTGCTGTGTGTTTTTATTGGGTTTTGGTGTCAGTctgtcggtttgcttcgaattCAGTCTCTCGCTTCTTGTACGTGGAGCTTTGGTTTTGAGGTTGGGTTTGGAGTTTTTGCTTAGGTTTTTTGCCGGGTTTTTTTCTCATTAGGTTTTCCTCAGGTttatttgccttttttttttttttggcgtcTTGTCGTCCTTTTTCGGTGATTTAGGGTGATTTATGTCAGTGTGCCCTTGTTCCGTttactcataaaaaaaataaaaactagacTACGAATATATAAATCAATTTTGGAAGCTAACAAACGTCATGCGGGGCGACAAAGTTGAGGCATGAAATGAGATCCATGTTGATTTACTTTTGAGTTATTTACTGGAATCCTTAGCCATCTATTAAAGATatgcggattaaaaaaaaaaaaaaactattaaagaTATGCCAAAAAACAGAAGTTATTTTTCCAGATATGCAGGAAtacaaaataattatttttcaaaaaacatattTGAGTGGATGTATCTACACCTCGACAAATCTGCCACTGCCAATTAGATATATACTCGCCAATGAGCTCTAGCCCGGTTGGCATCTCCTGATCCTCCTCATGTGGGAGGCTAAAGTTCGAACCTCGTCGTGAGCGTTTGGaattcagggctatggatagcctctgaaacCCACTGTGGACTAACCTACTAATTTTCCATTAACCCCTActgatatatacaatattggaagaaagaaaaatagattTATACTCCTActtaaataaaataatttaaaaatattcagtTTATGTTCATGGTTGATGTGATCTCCCAATGGGGCcaattaagtttattattgtctATGCAAAAATTTAAGTTGGTCGAACATAAGTAAACGAAACCAATCatagttttccaaaaaaaaataaattgaaccaCGTACTGCGATGACTTTGATAATGTGAGGTGAAATAGATTTGGTCTAATCTtcgactttttttttgaaagtctaATCTTAGACTGACGATGTCCAATCAGTGTGCAATAGATTTGGTCTAATCTTAGACTGGGCGACAAACTCATAGAGCCTAAGAAAAATGAAACAGCTTCGACCATGGAGTTGAGGAAAAGCTCGAAAAATGGGCGTAAGGCGACGGACATATAGGAAAGTTAGGGCGTTAAATTTAAGTGGGCAGGAGGAACTTTAATTTGAATAAATTTGTCGAACTGGAGGAGGCTAGAAGAGCGAAAATAATCAATGCTCTTGATGAtttggaagaagatgatgagcTCGAGGAAGGAGCCTCCCCTTCCTGGAATTAATATTCCGTGGTATATATGGCcatgttttggtttgtttctcCTAGCCTAGCGGTTTTTGGTTTCCTTTGGGCtttagtttgatttggttgtatGTTGTAGGGTGTTTTAGCAGGTGTGCGCGCGGTTTCGCTTTGCTTGGGATGTCTTGGTTGGCTTATTGCCGTCTGGTTTGGTTCTCAGGTGGCTTTTTACAGGTGTGCCGGAGATCCGTTTAAGCTTTCTATACCTTCTCAaagattaatgattttttttttttgccgattttaaaaaaaaaaaaaacggatgAGGTAAAGTGAAATGCGAATACAAACTTCAGAGAGTCGTTGAGAGAAAACCTACACAAAATGCAAATCTAGTGAGTTTAGTCAAATTTGCCCTTAAatatttgcttttttttttggggttcttCACGAGCTTAATTTCTTACATCACCATGGAAAGGAAAGAGCAAAATGGGACTCACTTGGAGGCGGTACGTAGAACGGAAGCCACAACAAACTTGGTAGATCTGACAGCAAAAGAAGGGTATTTCTGGAATTTAAATGTGGTTATGGAATTCATCTGCAGAGCCATTTTCCCCCCCGCTTCTTCCCTTTTCAAAGCTtctttcagagagagagagagagagagagagaggtggtttgCAGGTAAGTATAGTATCATGCACTAGATGTCACTATTTATAAGTTCAAAACGAAGATCAACTTAAGTTAAACATTGCATAGAAGACTAATATGCGAGTTTGACGTTGACATGCTATTAAGTATTAGGGGTGGTGAGGATCCTGTTGATGGGtcatatgtttttttaaaacgGCTAAAAAGGATTTTGTTAATCTCCGGAAACAAATTACAGAGATTAAAATGAATCCAAGCATGAGGCATTAAACCGGAGGAAGAGCAAACCTTTAACGCTCCGATTTTCGGATACGTTATTAAacgattttttaaaatagtttctTAAAATAAAGAGCAAATTTCTTAAATAACAGCAGAAACTTAACTTGATTACAACAAGTCGTCAACAGAGACTTAGAGCATTCACATCAACCTctttaaattttgaagcaaattacaccttaaaaaatcactttattactttagttaccaacttttaaaatgtctactgcATCAGACTTTTTATATTAAAACTATCCTATTAAAAATGTTGCTTCTTTATTTCttaggaaaagagagagagaggagcaaaCCAATAAAAGAAGGGAAGGTAGGGACAACATCATAACAAAATAGtaaacaaaagtgctacacatataacggttgtgtaaaatatAACACACAACCACTCTCTAGCCATCCGTTACTATAATAAATGgccaggattcgctcaaactcttccccataaaagttaaacttttctttgaaagagttttttaaaaatctagaccgtccaaatacatcttgACGGTCAGTATtacacacacaaccaacacaacggttgtgcaagtagcatttttgaataGCAAAATATGTGTAACTTGTGAACAGTGGTCCTGTTATGAAATCAAAATTAGTGGGCTCAAGTAACTTTtcagcttctctctctaggagaTTTGAAACCCTTAGTTCCTCGCTACCGTTGCCTGCTCGGGGGGGGTCCGGCCTCGTTCCTTCCTCCCCGGGCCCGATTTCCTCTTCCATtcccctctatctctctcctacCTCTCCTCCTCCAAATCGTGACCTCCCTTCTCTCCTCTGATTTTTGATGAGTTTCTGCCCTCCCAGGCGTGGGAGGGTGAGGTGTTCTTTCATCTCCTGCTGGTGGTTCCTTGGCTCCGCTGGTTAGCCTAGCGGTGTGGGAGTCTCGTCGGTTGTGGTGGTCCGGGGTGGTGGCGTTGTCTAGATCTGGTGGTCTTTGGTGTTGGGCGGTGGTGTAAGGGGCGTTCTTGTAAGTGTTTTTTCTTCTGATCTTTGTTTTGCAAGTgtatttcctttttcaaaaattgatcggTGAAGGTGACAGTGTTGACTGGTGGTGGTTTCTTTCCGGTGGTGGCGAGGTGGATGTGCCCCTCATGATAGTGATGCTCTGGTCGTAATGTGTGCCGAAGTCCGATCGGTGGCCTCTTCGAATTCTCTGTCGGGTGCAGGGCCAGCAGTTTTGTCCGTCTGGTTTGTGGCTGTTGCTGGTTTTCGTCGAAGTGTTTTGTGTTCTGTTTGGGGCTGTCTGGGGTTTGCGGTGACTAGTGGTGGTGTGCCTCCATCTCCCTTGATTGCTTCGTTTGTCTTTGTCGTAGGCCGGGTTCCACCACCGGTCTGTACATTAGGGAGAAGCCGGCTCGGCTAATTTTTCGGTGGTTTGTGCGGTAGGGTGATTGAAGtagttagggtttggggtttggttAGGGTGGGCCAGTCCTCGGTTGGACCGGGCTAGGGTGTTCGGGCTTTACTTTGTCTTATTTGGATGTTGGGTTGAGTTGTACTGTTTTATTTGTATTGGACTCTTGCAGACCTTTGGGTGTTAGGACTATGTCCTTTTGttgtacttcctccgtccctaaataagtgttcagcgcgcaaaactagaccttcaaaaagatgcatttgtttcattaaaaaaattaattttttttcacaaatcaattgatagcaatgagttctattagattgtgaaaaaaaattaaattttttaataaaaaatatacatattttgtaAAGCTTAATTTTGCGCACCGaacatttatttaaaaataaaaggagtaTCATTTAACATTTTGTTAaatcctcttccctttttatccgtttttaataaaaacttGTGAAGAGTGACTCGTGTAAAGCTGCAAGCAACTatagcaaaaattaaaa is a window encoding:
- the LOC131316884 gene encoding stearoyl-[acyl-carrier-protein] 9-desaturase, chloroplastic-like isoform X1; the protein is MILYLPANHLSLSLSLSLKEALKREEAGGKMALQMNSITTFKFQKYPSFAVRSTKFVVASVLRTASKEHDNINKPLIPPREAHRVQVTHSMPPQKLEIFKNLEHWAEENVLVHLKPVEKSWQPQDFLPAPVNPDEFHDQVGEIRERAKEIPDDYFVVLVGDMVTEEALPTYQSFVNSLDGVRDETGASPTSWAVWNRGWSAEENRHGDLLNKYLYLCGRVDMRQIEKTIHYLIGSGMDLRAENNPYMGFIYTSFQERATFISHGNTARHAKEYGDIKLAQICGTIAADEKRHETAYTNIVEKLFEIDPEGAVLALADMMKKKITMPAHLMYDGRDENLFEHFSSVAQRLGVYTAKDYADILEFLVGKWRVETLTGLSGEGRRAQDYVCGLAPRIRLLEERKSRSRAEEKRAVPFSWIFDREVRL
- the LOC131316884 gene encoding stearoyl-[acyl-carrier-protein] 9-desaturase, chloroplastic-like isoform X2, yielding MPPQKLEIFKNLEHWAEENVLVHLKPVEKSWQPQDFLPAPVNPDEFHDQVGEIRERAKEIPDDYFVVLVGDMVTEEALPTYQSFVNSLDGVRDETGASPTSWAVWNRGWSAEENRHGDLLNKYLYLCGRVDMRQIEKTIHYLIGSGMDLRAENNPYMGFIYTSFQERATFISHGNTARHAKEYGDIKLAQICGTIAADEKRHETAYTNIVEKLFEIDPEGAVLALADMMKKKITMPAHLMYDGRDENLFEHFSSVAQRLGVYTAKDYADILEFLVGKWRVETLTGLSGEGRRAQDYVCGLAPRIRLLEERKSRSRAEEKRAVPFSWIFDREVRL